The Mycobacterium paragordonae genome includes a region encoding these proteins:
- a CDS encoding YebC/PmpR family DNA-binding transcriptional regulator, protein MSGHSKWATTKHQKAVKDARRGKEFARLIKNIEVAARTGGGDPSGNPTLYDAIQKAKKTSVPNDNIERARKRGAGEEAGGADYQTIMYEGYGPNGVAVLVECLTDNRNRAASEVRVAMTRNGGTMADPGSVAYLFTRKGMVTLEKNGLTEDDVLTAVLDAGAEDVNDLGDSFEVVSEPTDLVAVRTALQDAGIDYESAEASFQPSVSVPVDVEGARKVFKLVDALEDSDDVQNVWTNVDLSDEVLAALDED, encoded by the coding sequence ATGAGCGGCCATTCCAAGTGGGCAACCACCAAGCACCAGAAGGCCGTCAAAGACGCGCGCCGTGGCAAGGAGTTCGCCCGGCTGATCAAGAACATCGAGGTCGCCGCCCGTACCGGCGGCGGTGACCCATCGGGCAACCCGACGTTGTACGACGCCATTCAGAAGGCCAAGAAGACCTCGGTGCCCAACGACAACATCGAGCGCGCCCGCAAGCGCGGCGCCGGTGAGGAAGCCGGCGGCGCCGACTACCAGACGATCATGTACGAGGGCTACGGGCCCAACGGCGTCGCGGTTCTCGTCGAGTGCCTGACCGACAACCGCAACCGCGCCGCCAGCGAGGTCCGGGTGGCCATGACCCGCAACGGCGGCACCATGGCGGACCCGGGCTCGGTCGCCTACCTGTTCACCCGCAAAGGCATGGTCACCCTGGAGAAGAACGGCCTCACCGAGGACGACGTGTTGACCGCCGTGCTGGACGCCGGAGCCGAGGACGTCAATGATCTCGGTGACAGTTTCGAGGTCGTCTCCGAGCCGACCGATCTGGTCGCCGTCCGAACCGCACTGCAGGACGCCGGCATCGATTACGAGTCGGCGGAGGCGAGCTTCCAGCCCTCCGTGAGTGTGCCGGTCGACGTCGAGGGCGCCCGCAAGGTGTTCAAACTGGTCGATGCGCTGGAGGACAGCGACGACGTGCAGAACGTCTGGACCAACGTCGACCTGTCCGACGAGGTGCTGGCCGCGCTCGACGAGGACTGA
- a CDS encoding PE family protein: protein MSFVIASPDLLTSAAANLSGIGSAVGAANAAALAPTVELLAAGADEVSEAITALFGTHAQQYQLASAQAAQFHEGFVQSLTSAGGAYAFAEAVNANPLQAVEEQVLGAINAPTRLLFGRALIGDGANGAPGTGQAGAPGGFLYGNGGAGGSGAVGQSGGAGGAGGLIGHGGVGGAGGAAATPNGLAGAGGNGGNGGLLWGNGGVGGAGGQAGALGVAGNGGGGGHSYLIGAPGTGGAGGNAPGGTAGAGGGGGTAGVFGPGAVGGTGGDGRFGGTGGVGGEGGAFGNGGAGGTGGAGVGGAGGAGGAGGTAGWFGDGGAGGAGQAGGAGGLGGNARVLGMGGAGGLGGDGSAAGTIHGGTGGNGGLGGLLYGNGGTGGLGGNGAVGSSGPAGLSGTVGGNGGAGGAGGRGGAFIGTGGTGGLGGHGGDGGAGGTGASPLTAGANGQSGGNGGNGGSGGIGGAGGAGGWLNSLVTPTGGEGAGGAGGAGGNGGSPGDGGSGANGVNGGAGGRGGDGGNPGVGGTGGLGGTSAKGGAGAAGAAGNSPTSGGHGGHGGNGSDAIGTSQGGGNGGAGGNGGTYGNGGAGGDGGKGMSGSPAFSATNPGNGGDGGAGGAGGAGGNGGAKAGNGGAGGAGGLGGRGADGGNGFNGFDGFSAGANGGNGASGGNGGHGGAGGAGGVGGSAPAGTAGAHGVGGVGGDGGNGGTPGSGGNGRDGTISVNGGVGGKGGNGGNPGAGGGAGAGGSSGGSSFAASGKAGSAPGSGGNGGNGGRGADAPAAGLNGAAGGAGGDGGSVGNGGNGGTGGTGGAGSGGGSVGGAGQNGGNGGTGGSGGAGGAGGKGGSVAGKGGSGGTGGLGGDGGNATSGTNGVSNAANSNGAAGGDGGDGGVGGQGGQGGKGGVAGTGAGGSGTAGNGGAGGKGGNGGNAGNGGDGAKGTFSGGDGTGGAGGNGGDRGAGGEGGAGGAGGGAGAGPGAKGGAGNSGTSGGNGGKGGAGADSVTATGTGGTGGAGGHAGIAGNGGDGGTGGAGGTGTNGSTASIGGTGGTGGKGGVGGNGGLVSGDGGNGGTGGAGGKGGGGGKGTTGGNGGSQGPGGGDGGNAQTGGTGGQGGQGGSGGEGGAGGKGSVIGGGKDGATGKGGAGGQGGTGGTGGTGGNGGNGGDSTSGRPQAGQGGRGGDGGLGGAAGAGGIGGGTGVNQGATGGVGVQGTGGQGGNGGNGGSGNVGGVVHPAGGQGGTGGNGGTGANGGNAGNGGRGGDGGVGNNADGARGGTGGVGGTGLQGFGGRGGNGGDSGNGADASVLFDAGDGGIGGNAGGGGKGSSFGLGGAGGTGGRGGNGGNGIAPPFGSGSGGKGGGGGAGGFGGDGEIPGFAVPGGLPNGTSGGQGGAGAQGGG, encoded by the coding sequence ATGTCCTTTGTTATCGCGAGTCCGGATTTGCTGACTTCGGCTGCGGCCAATCTGTCCGGCATCGGTTCGGCGGTCGGCGCCGCCAACGCGGCGGCGCTGGCACCGACGGTGGAACTGCTCGCCGCCGGCGCCGACGAGGTGTCGGAGGCGATCACGGCGCTGTTCGGCACGCACGCCCAGCAGTATCAGCTGGCCAGCGCGCAGGCAGCGCAATTCCACGAGGGTTTTGTGCAGAGCCTGACGTCGGCCGGCGGGGCATACGCCTTCGCGGAGGCGGTCAACGCGAACCCGCTGCAAGCGGTCGAGGAGCAGGTGCTGGGTGCGATCAACGCGCCCACGCGGCTGCTGTTCGGGCGCGCGCTGATCGGTGACGGCGCCAACGGTGCGCCGGGAACCGGTCAGGCGGGCGCACCCGGTGGTTTTCTCTACGGCAATGGGGGCGCCGGTGGGTCCGGGGCGGTCGGCCAGAGCGGCGGCGCGGGTGGCGCCGGCGGCTTGATCGGTCACGGCGGTGTCGGCGGGGCCGGCGGCGCCGCGGCCACGCCCAACGGGCTGGCCGGTGCCGGCGGTAACGGCGGCAACGGTGGATTGCTGTGGGGCAACGGCGGCGTCGGCGGCGCCGGTGGGCAAGCCGGTGCTCTGGGCGTGGCCGGCAACGGTGGTGGAGGCGGACACTCCTACCTGATCGGCGCTCCCGGTACCGGCGGGGCCGGCGGCAACGCGCCCGGCGGAACGGCGGGGGCCGGCGGTGGCGGCGGTACGGCCGGGGTGTTCGGACCCGGAGCTGTGGGCGGCACCGGCGGGGACGGGCGGTTCGGTGGCACCGGCGGCGTCGGCGGCGAAGGTGGGGCATTCGGCAACGGCGGCGCCGGCGGGACGGGTGGCGCCGGTGTGGGCGGCGCGGGTGGCGCGGGCGGGGCCGGGGGTACTGCCGGCTGGTTCGGTGACGGCGGCGCGGGCGGTGCCGGGCAGGCCGGCGGCGCCGGAGGACTCGGTGGCAACGCCCGGGTGCTGGGTATGGGCGGCGCCGGCGGACTCGGCGGGGACGGGAGTGCCGCGGGGACCATTCACGGAGGCACCGGCGGCAACGGCGGCCTCGGCGGCCTGCTGTACGGCAACGGCGGCACCGGTGGCCTCGGCGGTAACGGAGCCGTCGGCAGTAGCGGACCGGCGGGCTTGTCCGGCACGGTCGGCGGAAACGGCGGCGCCGGTGGCGCCGGCGGCCGGGGAGGCGCGTTTATCGGCACCGGCGGGACAGGCGGCCTCGGTGGTCATGGCGGCGACGGCGGAGCGGGCGGTACCGGCGCCAGTCCGTTGACCGCGGGTGCGAACGGCCAGTCCGGCGGCAACGGTGGCAACGGTGGCAGCGGCGGGATCGGCGGTGCCGGCGGCGCCGGCGGCTGGCTGAACAGCCTGGTGACACCGACCGGCGGTGAAGGCGCCGGCGGCGCGGGCGGCGCCGGCGGCAACGGCGGGAGCCCGGGCGACGGCGGTAGCGGCGCCAACGGTGTCAACGGCGGGGCCGGCGGTAGGGGCGGCGACGGCGGCAACCCGGGCGTCGGTGGGACGGGCGGTCTCGGCGGGACCAGCGCGAAGGGTGGCGCCGGCGCCGCCGGTGCGGCCGGCAACAGCCCCACCAGCGGCGGCCACGGCGGCCACGGCGGCAACGGGTCGGACGCAATCGGCACCAGCCAGGGCGGCGGGAACGGTGGCGCCGGCGGCAATGGCGGCACGTACGGTAACGGCGGTGCCGGCGGAGATGGCGGCAAAGGCATGTCCGGCAGCCCCGCCTTCTCCGCCACGAATCCCGGCAACGGCGGCGACGGGGGAGCGGGCGGCGCCGGCGGCGCCGGGGGCAACGGGGGAGCCAAGGCCGGCAACGGCGGCGCCGGCGGTGCCGGCGGCCTGGGCGGCCGGGGAGCCGACGGCGGCAACGGCTTCAACGGCTTCGACGGCTTCAGCGCCGGCGCAAACGGCGGCAACGGCGCCAGCGGCGGCAACGGCGGCCACGGCGGAGCGGGCGGCGCCGGCGGCGTCGGCGGCAGCGCGCCGGCAGGCACGGCCGGGGCACACGGCGTCGGCGGTGTGGGCGGAGACGGCGGCAACGGCGGGACTCCGGGCAGCGGCGGCAACGGCCGCGACGGCACCATCAGCGTCAACGGCGGAGTCGGCGGCAAGGGCGGCAACGGCGGCAACCCGGGCGCCGGCGGCGGCGCCGGGGCCGGCGGCAGCAGCGGCGGCAGCAGCTTCGCCGCCAGCGGCAAGGCCGGCAGCGCGCCCGGCAGCGGCGGTAACGGCGGCAACGGCGGTAGAGGCGCCGACGCGCCGGCCGCCGGCCTCAACGGCGCCGCGGGCGGTGCGGGTGGCGACGGCGGATCGGTCGGCAACGGCGGCAACGGAGGTACCGGCGGTACCGGCGGCGCCGGCAGTGGCGGCGGCTCGGTCGGCGGCGCCGGCCAGAACGGCGGCAACGGAGGTACCGGCGGCAGCGGCGGGGCCGGGGGCGCCGGCGGCAAGGGCGGCAGCGTCGCAGGTAAGGGCGGTAGCGGCGGAACCGGCGGTCTCGGCGGTGACGGCGGAAACGCCACCAGCGGCACCAACGGAGTCTCCAACGCGGCGAACTCGAATGGCGCGGCCGGTGGTGACGGCGGTGACGGTGGCGTCGGCGGGCAGGGCGGACAGGGCGGCAAGGGCGGCGTCGCGGGAACCGGCGCGGGCGGCAGCGGCACCGCGGGCAACGGCGGCGCCGGCGGCAAAGGTGGCAACGGCGGTAACGCCGGAAACGGCGGGGACGGAGCCAAAGGCACCTTCAGCGGCGGTGACGGCACCGGCGGCGCGGGCGGGAACGGCGGTGACCGGGGGGCCGGCGGCGAGGGTGGCGCCGGTGGCGCCGGCGGCGGTGCGGGCGCGGGCCCGGGCGCCAAGGGCGGTGCCGGCAACTCCGGAACCAGCGGCGGCAACGGCGGCAAGGGTGGCGCCGGCGCCGACAGCGTCACCGCCACCGGAACAGGCGGCACCGGCGGCGCGGGCGGCCACGCGGGCATCGCCGGCAACGGCGGCGACGGCGGCACTGGCGGGGCGGGTGGCACGGGCACCAACGGCTCGACCGCCTCGATCGGCGGCACCGGCGGAACGGGCGGCAAGGGCGGTGTCGGCGGCAACGGCGGTCTGGTCAGCGGCGATGGCGGCAACGGCGGTACCGGTGGTGCCGGGGGTAAGGGCGGCGGCGGCGGAAAAGGGACCACCGGCGGCAACGGCGGCAGCCAGGGGCCGGGCGGCGGCGACGGCGGCAACGCGCAGACCGGCGGCACCGGGGGGCAAGGCGGGCAGGGTGGCAGCGGCGGTGAGGGCGGTGCCGGCGGCAAGGGCAGCGTCATCGGCGGCGGCAAGGACGGCGCCACCGGTAAGGGCGGCGCCGGTGGCCAGGGCGGCACCGGTGGCACCGGTGGTACCGGCGGCAACGGCGGCAACGGCGGCGACTCGACCTCCGGCCGGCCCCAGGCGGGTCAGGGCGGCCGCGGTGGCGATGGCGGCCTGGGCGGTGCCGCCGGAGCCGGCGGCATCGGCGGCGGCACGGGCGTCAACCAGGGCGCCACCGGCGGCGTCGGCGTTCAGGGCACCGGCGGCCAGGGCGGCAACGGCGGCAACGGCGGCAGCGGCAACGTGGGCGGGGTCGTCCACCCCGCCGGCGGGCAGGGTGGCACCGGCGGTAACGGCGGCACCGGAGCCAACGGCGGCAACGCCGGCAACGGTGGCCGCGGCGGCGACGGTGGGGTCGGCAACAACGCCGACGGCGCCCGTGGCGGCACCGGCGGAGTGGGCGGCACCGGCCTGCAGGGCTTCGGCGGCCGAGGCGGCAACGGCGGCGACAGCGGCAACGGCGCCGACGCGTCCGTCCTCTTCGACGCCGGTGACGGCGGCATCGGCGGCAACGCCGGGGGCGGCGGCAAAGGCAGTTCGTTCGGCCTCGGCGGCGCGGGTGGCACCGGCGGCCGGGGCGGCAACGGCGGCAACGGCATCGCTCCGCCCTTCGGCAGCGGCTCCGGCGGTAAAGGCGGCGGCGGCGGCGCCGGCGGCTTCGGCGGCGACGGAGAAATCCCCGGGTTTGCGGTTCCCGGCGGCCTACCGAACGGAACCTCGGGCGGTCAGGGCGGCGCCGGCGCTCAGGGCGGCGGCTGA
- a CDS encoding DUF4247 domain-containing protein, translating to MTRNRLLLVASGLALAATISLVTGIVLLSRDVGSYIAGHFQEYAHDANANRYACSGPPNQVADTLAHYKSPAARASNGGNEYLRYSDYVVIVGPDGTRPCSIRVEDLGAGYSHGSYVFLGPGFTPGSPSGGSGGRPGGPGGVK from the coding sequence TTGACCCGCAACCGCCTGCTGCTGGTTGCCAGCGGGCTGGCGCTGGCCGCCACCATCTCGCTGGTCACCGGAATCGTGCTGCTGAGCCGGGATGTCGGCTCCTACATCGCCGGGCACTTCCAGGAGTATGCCCACGACGCGAACGCCAACCGGTACGCGTGCTCCGGGCCGCCGAACCAGGTGGCCGACACCCTGGCCCACTACAAATCGCCTGCGGCGCGGGCGTCCAACGGCGGCAACGAATATCTGCGGTACAGCGACTACGTCGTGATCGTCGGACCGGACGGCACCCGGCCCTGCAGCATCCGGGTCGAAGACCTGGGCGCGGGGTACAGCCACGGCTCCTATGTCTTCCTCGGCCCCGGGTTCACCCCCGGATCCCCATCCGGTGGCTCGGGCGGCAGACCCGGCGGCCCGGGCGGCGTCAAGTAG
- the ruvA gene encoding Holliday junction branch migration protein RuvA, whose translation MIASVRGEVLEVALDHAVIEAAGVGYRVNATPSTLATLRSGSEARLITAMIVREDSMTLYGFCDAETRDLFQTLLSVSGVGPRLAMATLAVHDATALRQALADGDVTALTRVPGIGKRSAERMVLELRDKVGLVAGSGAAPALNGHAVRGPVVEALVGLGFAVKQAEEATDKVLAADRDASTSTALRAALSLLGKAK comes from the coding sequence ATGATCGCCTCGGTGCGCGGTGAGGTGCTGGAGGTGGCGCTGGACCACGCGGTGATCGAGGCCGCTGGGGTCGGCTATCGGGTGAATGCGACGCCGTCGACGCTGGCCACCCTGCGGTCGGGCAGCGAGGCGCGGCTGATCACCGCGATGATCGTGCGCGAAGACTCCATGACGCTGTACGGGTTCTGCGATGCCGAGACCCGCGACCTTTTCCAGACGCTGTTGTCGGTTTCGGGTGTCGGGCCGCGGTTGGCGATGGCGACGCTGGCCGTGCACGACGCGACGGCGCTGCGCCAGGCGCTGGCCGACGGCGACGTCACCGCACTCACCCGGGTGCCTGGCATCGGCAAGCGCAGTGCCGAACGGATGGTGCTGGAATTGCGCGACAAGGTGGGCCTGGTCGCCGGGTCCGGCGCAGCACCGGCGCTGAACGGTCACGCCGTGCGCGGGCCGGTGGTGGAGGCGCTGGTCGGGTTGGGTTTTGCGGTCAAGCAGGCAGAGGAGGCCACCGACAAGGTGCTGGCGGCCGACCGGGACGCTTCCACGTCGACGGCGTTGCGGGCCGCGTTGTCGCTGCTGGGTAAGGCCAAATGA
- a CDS encoding DUF2617 family protein produces the protein MPLHHLAVAPADVSGARLALALNKTAPPTLASYRLEHPRGGALVLGVLGASHVVTVEHGTDRFSEQVSCAAGDGLPAHEDAPGYHLESQSETHGETSFRALAGDLRDRCAREPGWLGGLFPGDDAALTALTAVPDGDGWRWQTWHLYPTGTGGTVVYTASRWHP, from the coding sequence GTGCCGCTTCACCACCTCGCGGTAGCTCCGGCCGACGTGTCCGGGGCCCGGCTGGCGTTGGCACTCAACAAGACGGCACCGCCCACGCTGGCCAGCTACCGACTGGAACATCCCCGCGGTGGTGCGCTGGTGCTGGGCGTCCTGGGCGCGTCGCACGTCGTCACCGTCGAGCACGGCACCGACCGGTTCTCCGAGCAGGTCTCGTGCGCGGCCGGCGACGGTCTGCCTGCGCACGAGGACGCTCCCGGCTATCACCTTGAATCGCAAAGCGAGACGCACGGTGAAACCAGCTTCCGCGCCCTGGCCGGGGACTTGCGCGACCGGTGCGCCCGCGAACCCGGCTGGCTGGGGGGCTTGTTCCCTGGGGACGACGCCGCGCTGACCGCGCTGACCGCCGTTCCCGACGGTGACGGCTGGCGGTGGCAGACCTGGCACCTCTACCCCACCGGCACGGGCGGGACGGTGGTCTACACGGCAAGCCGGTGGCATCCTTGA
- a CDS encoding DUF4178 domain-containing protein, producing MGAQLIVIAVALFIASLLVLVYALKRAPTTPKTPKPRQDPLAFSTPQEFGPRQLGPGAIVSHGGTDYVVRGSVTYREGPFVWWEHLLEGGPETSSEPVWFSVEEDDGRLELAMWFKRTDLDLQPGGQHTVDGIAMHEVERGHAGYTTEGTTGLPAGGEMDYVDYASADKNSLLSFERWAPDMPWEISTGKTVLTGEITVYPAPAG from the coding sequence GTGGGAGCACAACTCATCGTGATCGCGGTGGCGCTGTTCATCGCGTCGCTTCTCGTTCTCGTCTACGCACTCAAGAGGGCACCGACGACGCCCAAGACTCCCAAACCGAGGCAGGACCCGCTCGCGTTCAGCACCCCGCAGGAATTCGGGCCCCGCCAGCTCGGCCCCGGCGCCATCGTCAGCCACGGCGGCACCGACTACGTGGTCCGCGGTTCGGTCACCTACCGCGAAGGCCCGTTCGTGTGGTGGGAACACCTGCTCGAGGGTGGTCCCGAAACAAGCAGCGAGCCGGTCTGGTTCAGCGTCGAGGAGGACGACGGCCGACTCGAGCTGGCCATGTGGTTCAAGCGCACCGATCTCGACCTGCAGCCCGGCGGCCAGCACACCGTCGACGGCATCGCCATGCACGAAGTGGAGCGCGGCCACGCCGGATACACCACCGAAGGCACCACCGGCCTGCCGGCGGGCGGCGAGATGGACTACGTCGACTACGCCAGCGCCGACAAGAACTCGCTGCTCTCCTTCGAACGGTGGGCGCCGGACATGCCCTGGGAGATATCCACCGGCAAGACCGTCCTCACCGGCGAGATCACCGTCTACCCCGCACCCGCGGGCTGA
- a CDS encoding polyamine aminopropyltransferase, with protein MTTTAAAEPVSPSLGRWRAVLLAAVAACAACGIVYELAMLTLSTSLNGGGIVATSLIVAGYIAALGLGALLIKPLLARAAITFIAVEVLLGIVGGLSAAALYVAFAFVDGSTLVLAVSTALIGCLVGAEVPLLMTLLQRGREPGQSDLPTDTGRTLANLNAADYLGALVGGLAWPFLLLPHLGMIRGAAATGIINLLAAAIVAVFLLRRVVSGRQLAAALTALAAALALLVTLLVRAQDIEVSTRQQLYADPIIAHRHSAYQDIVVTRRDNDMRLYLDGDLQFSTRDEYRYTESLVYPALGGGARSVLVLGGGDGLAARELLRQPGLQRIVQVELDPAVIELARTTMRDANGGSLDNPRVRVVIDDALSWLRGARSDRFDAVIVDLPDPDTPVLGRLYSTEFYALVAGVLNPGGLVVVQAGSPFSTRTAFWRTVSTIHSADFAVTPYHVYVPTFGDWGFVLAWRGEAAPVAALPREVPPLRYLDQRVLDAATVFSDDVRPRPVEPSTLDNPRIVEDMRRGYD; from the coding sequence ATGACGACAACCGCTGCGGCCGAACCCGTTTCGCCATCGCTGGGGCGGTGGCGAGCCGTCCTGCTGGCCGCGGTCGCGGCGTGTGCGGCCTGCGGGATCGTCTACGAACTGGCCATGCTGACGCTGTCGACCAGCCTCAACGGCGGCGGCATCGTGGCGACGTCCCTGATCGTCGCGGGATACATCGCCGCCCTCGGACTTGGTGCGCTGCTGATCAAGCCGCTGCTGGCGCGCGCGGCGATCACCTTCATCGCGGTGGAGGTGCTGCTCGGCATTGTCGGCGGTCTGTCAGCTGCAGCCCTGTATGTCGCCTTCGCGTTCGTCGACGGGTCGACGCTGGTGCTGGCGGTGAGCACGGCGCTGATCGGGTGTCTGGTGGGCGCCGAGGTACCCCTGTTGATGACGCTGCTGCAGCGAGGGCGGGAGCCGGGCCAATCCGATTTGCCCACCGACACCGGGCGCACGCTGGCCAACCTGAACGCGGCTGACTACCTGGGCGCACTGGTGGGTGGGCTGGCCTGGCCGTTCCTGCTGCTCCCGCACCTGGGAATGATCCGCGGGGCGGCGGCCACCGGCATCATCAACCTGCTGGCCGCGGCGATCGTCGCGGTGTTCCTGCTGCGCCGGGTCGTTTCGGGGCGGCAGCTGGCGGCGGCGCTGACGGCGCTGGCGGCGGCGCTGGCCTTATTGGTGACGCTGCTGGTGCGCGCCCAGGACATCGAGGTCTCCACCCGCCAGCAGCTCTACGCCGACCCGATCATCGCCCACCGGCATTCGGCGTACCAGGACATCGTGGTCACCCGCCGCGACAACGACATGCGCCTGTACCTCGACGGCGATCTGCAGTTCTCCACCCGGGACGAATACCGCTACACCGAAAGCCTGGTCTACCCGGCGCTCGGGGGCGGCGCCCGTTCGGTGTTGGTGCTCGGCGGCGGTGACGGGCTGGCAGCGCGCGAACTGCTGCGCCAGCCCGGGTTGCAGCGCATTGTGCAGGTCGAGCTGGATCCGGCGGTCATCGAGCTGGCACGCACCACCATGCGCGACGCCAACGGCGGGTCACTGGACAACCCTCGGGTGCGGGTGGTGATCGATGACGCGTTGAGCTGGCTGCGGGGCGCGCGGTCGGACCGCTTCGATGCGGTGATCGTCGACCTGCCCGATCCCGACACTCCCGTGCTGGGCCGGCTGTATTCGACCGAGTTCTATGCGCTGGTTGCGGGGGTACTGAACCCGGGCGGCCTGGTGGTGGTGCAGGCGGGTAGCCCGTTCTCGACGCGAACGGCCTTCTGGCGCACCGTCTCCACCATTCATTCCGCCGATTTCGCCGTGACGCCATATCACGTGTACGTGCCCACATTCGGCGACTGGGGTTTCGTGCTGGCCTGGCGCGGCGAGGCCGCGCCGGTGGCGGCTCTGCCCCGCGAGGTCCCGCCGTTGCGTTACCTCGACCAGCGGGTGCTGGACGCCGCGACGGTGTTCTCCGATGATGTGCGGCCGCGACCGGTCGAGCCGTCGACGCTGGACAATCCACGGATCGTCGAGGACATGCGGCGCGGGTACGACTGA
- the ruvB gene encoding Holliday junction branch migration DNA helicase RuvB, giving the protein MSDPEDFDERDVSPALAVGEGDIDGSLRPRSLGEFIGQPRVREQLQLVIEGAKNRGGTPDHILLSGPPGLGKTSLAMIIAAELGTSLRVTSGPALERAGDLAAMLSNLVEHDVLFIDEIHRIARPAEEMLYLAMEDFRVDVVVGKGPGATSIPLEVAPFTLVGATTRSGALTGPLRDRFGFTAHMDFYEPAELERVLARSAGILGIELGAEAGAEIARRSRGTPRIANRLLRRVRDFAEVRADGIITRDVAKSALEVYDVDELGLDRLDRAVLSALTRSFGGGPVGVSTLAVAVGEEAATVEEVCEPFLVRAGMVARTPRGRVATALAWTHLGMTPPAGVSQPGLFD; this is encoded by the coding sequence ATGAGCGATCCCGAGGACTTCGACGAGCGCGACGTCTCGCCGGCCCTGGCTGTGGGTGAGGGCGACATCGACGGCAGCCTGCGGCCGCGCTCGCTGGGGGAGTTCATCGGTCAGCCACGGGTGCGCGAGCAGCTGCAACTGGTCATCGAAGGGGCCAAGAACCGCGGCGGCACCCCGGATCACATCCTGTTGTCCGGGCCGCCCGGACTGGGCAAGACGTCGTTGGCGATGATCATCGCCGCCGAACTCGGGACCTCGCTGCGGGTGACCTCGGGGCCGGCCTTGGAACGCGCCGGCGACCTGGCCGCCATGCTGTCCAATCTGGTGGAACACGACGTGCTGTTCATCGACGAGATCCACCGCATCGCGCGGCCCGCCGAGGAGATGTTGTACCTGGCGATGGAGGATTTCCGGGTCGACGTGGTGGTCGGCAAGGGCCCCGGCGCGACGTCGATTCCGCTGGAGGTCGCGCCGTTCACGCTCGTCGGGGCGACCACCCGGTCCGGCGCCCTGACGGGCCCCCTGCGCGACCGGTTCGGCTTCACCGCGCACATGGACTTCTACGAGCCCGCTGAGCTGGAGCGGGTGCTGGCCCGCTCGGCCGGCATCCTGGGGATCGAGTTGGGCGCCGAAGCGGGGGCGGAGATCGCGCGCCGCTCGCGGGGCACCCCGCGGATCGCCAACCGGTTGCTGCGCCGCGTGCGTGACTTCGCCGAGGTGCGGGCCGACGGCATCATCACCCGGGACGTCGCCAAATCCGCCCTGGAGGTCTACGACGTCGACGAACTGGGACTGGACCGGCTGGACCGGGCCGTGCTGTCCGCGCTGACCCGCAGTTTCGGCGGCGGTCCGGTGGGCGTCTCGACGCTGGCGGTGGCGGTGGGCGAAGAGGCTGCGACGGTCGAGGAGGTGTGCGAGCCTTTCCTGGTGCGCGCCGGTATGGTCGCGCGCACGCCGCGAGGCCGGGTGGCCACGGCGCTGGCCTGGACGCACCTGGGCATGACGCCGCCCGCCGGGGTCTCGCAGCCCGGGCTGTTCGACTAG
- the ruvC gene encoding crossover junction endodeoxyribonuclease RuvC: MRVMGVDPGLTRCGLSLVESGRGRQITALDVDVVRTPSGDPLHRRLLAISDAVDHWLDTHHPDVLAIERVFSQLNVSTVMGTAQAGGVIALAAAKRDIDVHFHTPSEVKAAVTGNGNADKAQVTAMVTRILALQAKPTPADAADALALAICHCWRAPMLARMAAAEAQAAQQRSKYLAKVKAVR, translated from the coding sequence GTGCGGGTGATGGGCGTCGACCCCGGCTTGACGAGGTGCGGGTTGTCGCTGGTGGAAAGCGGGCGCGGGCGGCAGATCACCGCCCTGGACGTCGACGTGGTGCGCACTCCGTCCGGCGATCCGCTCCACCGCCGGTTGCTGGCGATCAGCGACGCCGTCGATCACTGGCTGGACACCCATCACCCGGACGTGCTCGCTATCGAGCGGGTGTTCTCCCAGCTCAACGTCAGCACGGTGATGGGTACGGCGCAGGCCGGCGGCGTGATCGCGCTGGCCGCCGCCAAGCGCGACATCGACGTGCACTTCCATACGCCGAGTGAGGTCAAAGCGGCGGTCACGGGCAATGGAAACGCGGATAAGGCGCAGGTCACCGCCATGGTCACCAGAATCCTGGCGCTGCAGGCCAAGCCCACCCCGGCCGACGCCGCCGATGCGTTGGCGCTGGCCATCTGCCACTGCTGGCGGGCGCCGATGCTGGCCCGGATGGCCGCCGCCGAGGCTCAGGCGGCGCAGCAGCGCAGCAAGTACCTGGCCAAGGTGAAGGCCGTCCGATGA
- a CDS encoding DUF350 domain-containing protein — MYYSAVEFGSVSLDPILRGAVATVLYFAVGIAVLIAGFLMVDVLTPGNLRQLVFIERRPNAAILATAMYAALGTVIIAAINTSSNQLGEGLLGVAIYGGIGVILQGLALVILRIAVPGNFHEHVEEPTLHPAAFATAAMLLAVGGVNAAALL; from the coding sequence ATGTACTACAGCGCGGTGGAGTTCGGCAGCGTCAGCCTCGATCCGATCCTGCGCGGGGCCGTCGCTACGGTCCTCTACTTTGCGGTCGGTATCGCGGTGCTGATCGCCGGGTTCCTGATGGTCGACGTCCTGACCCCCGGAAACCTGCGTCAGCTGGTGTTCATCGAGCGCCGGCCCAACGCCGCCATCCTGGCCACCGCGATGTACGCGGCGCTGGGCACCGTCATCATCGCGGCAATCAACACCAGCTCCAACCAGCTCGGCGAGGGCCTGCTCGGTGTGGCGATCTACGGCGGAATCGGCGTCATCCTGCAGGGACTCGCTCTGGTCATCTTGCGAATCGCGGTGCCGGGCAACTTCCACGAGCATGTCGAGGAACCCACACTGCATCCGGCGGCGTTCGCCACAGCGGCGATGCTGCTGGCGGTGGGAGGGGTCAACGCGGCCGCGTTGCTATGA